From Denitrovibrio acetiphilus DSM 12809, the proteins below share one genomic window:
- the leuB gene encoding 3-isopropylmalate dehydrogenase, with translation MGKIAVLPGDGIGPEVMQQAIKVLNKVSEKYKKTFEYTFADVGGIAIDNHGTPLPDDTVKTCENADAILFGSVGGPKWENLPPEQQPERGALLPLRAHFKLFCNIRPIKIFNPLKSASSLKEEYIPNGLDIVFFRELTGGIYFGQPKEISADRTVGKDTMIYSKPEIDRISRLAFDAARLRSKKVTSVDKANVLMNSIVWRETITELHKEYSDVELGHMYVDNAAMQLVRNPSQFDVIVTGNMFGDILSDAAAMLTGSLGMLPSASINESKFGLYEPIGGTAPDIAGQNIANPIAQVLSAALMLRYTFGMDEAACDIENAIEAILEEGYRTGDIYNKGSDQKLVKTDEMGDLISAKI, from the coding sequence ATGGGAAAAATAGCAGTTCTCCCCGGTGACGGAATTGGACCGGAAGTAATGCAGCAGGCAATAAAAGTCCTGAACAAAGTTTCTGAAAAGTACAAAAAAACATTCGAATACACATTCGCCGATGTTGGCGGGATAGCAATAGATAACCACGGCACCCCCCTCCCCGATGATACTGTTAAGACATGCGAAAATGCAGATGCCATACTTTTCGGTTCTGTGGGCGGCCCTAAATGGGAAAATCTCCCGCCGGAGCAGCAACCAGAAAGAGGAGCACTCCTCCCTCTTCGTGCCCATTTTAAACTTTTCTGCAATATAAGACCTATTAAAATCTTTAACCCTCTGAAATCTGCAAGTTCACTCAAAGAAGAATACATCCCCAACGGTCTGGATATAGTTTTCTTTCGTGAGCTCACAGGCGGCATCTACTTCGGTCAGCCGAAAGAGATCAGCGCCGACAGGACGGTTGGCAAAGACACAATGATATATTCCAAGCCAGAAATTGACCGTATCTCAAGGCTGGCATTTGACGCAGCAAGACTCCGCAGCAAAAAAGTCACATCTGTCGATAAAGCCAATGTACTTATGAACTCTATCGTCTGGAGAGAGACTATCACAGAGCTTCATAAAGAATATTCTGATGTAGAGCTGGGACATATGTATGTAGACAACGCTGCTATGCAGCTCGTACGCAACCCATCGCAGTTTGACGTCATAGTAACCGGAAACATGTTCGGCGACATACTTTCAGATGCTGCTGCAATGCTCACAGGTTCTCTCGGTATGCTACCTTCCGCTTCTATCAATGAATCTAAATTTGGTCTTTACGAACCTATCGGCGGAACAGCTCCGGACATAGCAGGACAAAACATAGCTAACCCTATTGCTCAGGTTCTTTCTGCTGCACTCATGCTTCGCTATACTTTCGGGATGGACGAAGCTGCGTGTGATATAGAAAATGCAATAGAAGCCATACTGGAAGAAGGATACAGAACAGGAGACATCTATAATAAAGGGTCAGACCAGAAGCTCGTCAAAACTGACGAAATGGGTGATCTTATTTCAGCAAAAATATAA
- a CDS encoding helix-turn-helix domain-containing protein — protein MEFGKTVKELRLKHNMTLRDLAKTSGCSISFLSQLERDLISPTVASLRKIADALGVTITSFFSGDDSETDSIVVRKDKRVRLGSKASKVVYESLKHREANSVLEPLYHILDKGAYSGDDYNIHLGEEFVYVMKGQVEITLDGRPMTLNEGDSALYNSNVPHRWKNTFDGETILLWVNTPPTF, from the coding sequence TTGGAGTTTGGTAAAACCGTTAAAGAGCTCAGGCTGAAACATAATATGACACTAAGAGATCTTGCCAAAACAAGCGGGTGCAGCATCTCTTTTTTATCTCAGCTGGAAAGAGATCTCATCTCCCCCACTGTTGCCAGCCTGAGAAAAATCGCAGATGCACTCGGTGTTACCATCACTTCGTTCTTTTCAGGGGATGATTCAGAAACAGATTCAATAGTAGTTAGAAAAGATAAACGGGTCAGGCTTGGCTCTAAAGCTTCCAAAGTTGTCTACGAATCACTCAAGCACCGCGAAGCAAATTCCGTACTCGAACCCCTATATCACATACTGGACAAAGGCGCATACAGCGGGGATGACTACAACATCCACCTTGGTGAAGAATTCGTCTATGTAATGAAAGGACAGGTTGAGATCACCCTTGACGGTCGCCCAATGACATTGAATGAAGGGGACAGTGCCCTTTATAACTCAAACGTCCCACACAGATGGAAGAATACATTTGACGGTGAAACTATCCTCTTATGGGTGAACACACCGCCGACTTTTTAA
- a CDS encoding proline dehydrogenase family protein gives MINTVIANMMPFMPKSFVRFFAKRYVAGGLAEDAFLLTRELNDMGAVTTIDLLGEFNEDPAKARATVDMYKHVLDSIKEQNLDGNISIKPTALGALVSMEFCTENITELVKYAHEKNIFVRIDMENNPYTDYTIDLYLKLDAEMPGSCGTVIQSCMRRTLDDLKHITSTSSKANIRLCKGIYKEPSDVAFQGRKEVQENFMSALDLLFSKKAYVGIATHDDVLINGAYDLLKKHNLKKEEYEFQMLLGVRSELRKRLLAEGHTLRVYAPFGEDWIPYSIRRLQENPAIVGSAIKGFLTGGR, from the coding sequence ATGATAAACACAGTAATTGCGAACATGATGCCTTTTATGCCCAAAAGCTTTGTACGCTTTTTTGCCAAGCGTTATGTCGCCGGCGGTCTGGCAGAGGATGCTTTCCTGCTGACCAGAGAACTGAACGACATGGGAGCTGTAACAACGATCGACCTACTCGGAGAATTTAACGAAGATCCGGCAAAGGCAAGAGCTACAGTAGATATGTATAAGCATGTGCTTGATTCTATTAAAGAACAGAATCTCGACGGCAACATCTCTATCAAACCCACGGCTCTCGGTGCTCTCGTCAGCATGGAATTCTGTACTGAAAACATCACGGAGCTCGTAAAGTATGCCCACGAAAAAAACATTTTTGTGCGCATAGATATGGAAAACAATCCATACACAGACTACACCATTGACCTGTACCTGAAGCTTGATGCAGAAATGCCCGGAAGCTGCGGAACTGTTATTCAGTCCTGCATGAGAAGAACACTCGACGACTTAAAGCATATCACCAGCACATCCTCAAAAGCTAATATCCGCCTCTGTAAAGGAATTTACAAAGAGCCTTCCGATGTTGCTTTTCAGGGGAGAAAAGAAGTTCAGGAAAACTTTATGTCAGCCCTCGACCTGCTCTTTTCGAAAAAGGCCTATGTCGGCATAGCAACCCATGACGATGTATTGATCAATGGAGCTTACGACCTGCTTAAAAAACATAATCTTAAAAAAGAAGAGTATGAATTCCAGATGCTTCTGGGAGTGAGATCTGAGCTTCGCAAAAGACTTCTCGCTGAAGGGCACACTCTTCGTGTCTATGCACCATTTGGCGAAGACTGGATACCCTACAGCATAAGAAGGCTTCAGGAAAACCCGGCTATCGTTGGTTCAGCCATAAAAGGTTTTCTCACAGGCGGAAGATAA
- the pruA gene encoding L-glutamate gamma-semialdehyde dehydrogenase: protein MNNSVFNVPHPSNEPVLEYREGSKEKKELKAALKELSEQYIEIPVIIGGKEIKSGNTVEITAPFDHSIKLGKFHQAGPKEIQLAIDTAMEARKAWSKMPWFHRAGIFLKVAELISTKYRAQMNAATMLSIGKTAVQAEIDSACELIDFLRFNTYFMQQIYSEQPMLNSKGMWNSLQYRPLEGFVLAVTPFNFTAISGNLPTAPAMMGNVCIWKPSTDAVYVPYLLMKIFKEAGMPDGIINLIPCKSSDLSNIAFSSRDFGGIHFTGSTKVFKTIWETIGKNIWDYKSYPRIVGETGGKDYIFAHNTADIEQLVAASVRGSFEYQGQKCSAASRAYIPMSMKDEYMKRMKEVIGTIKMGSPFDFTNFMTACVSKKAFKDITSYIDFAKDAKDAEVAIGGGYDDSKGWFIEPTVITTQNLEFKTFKEEIFGPVLTVTFYEDAKCDEYLEYCNSGNEYALTGAIFSSEREFIAKALEVLEDSAGNFYINDKPTGAVVGQQPFGGGRGSGTNDKAGSYLNLIRWVNTRTIKENFVPPVSIEYPHMEAE from the coding sequence ATGAATAATAGCGTTTTCAACGTACCACATCCTTCAAACGAACCGGTTCTTGAGTACCGCGAAGGGAGCAAAGAGAAGAAAGAACTCAAAGCAGCCCTTAAAGAACTCTCAGAACAGTATATAGAAATACCTGTAATCATCGGCGGTAAAGAGATCAAAAGCGGCAACACTGTTGAAATAACAGCACCTTTCGATCATTCTATTAAGCTTGGTAAATTCCACCAGGCAGGCCCAAAAGAGATCCAGCTTGCCATTGATACAGCTATGGAAGCCAGAAAAGCATGGAGTAAGATGCCATGGTTCCACAGAGCAGGTATATTTCTTAAAGTTGCAGAGCTCATCAGTACAAAATACCGTGCTCAGATGAACGCAGCAACAATGCTTTCAATAGGTAAAACTGCTGTACAGGCAGAAATCGACTCCGCATGTGAGCTTATCGACTTTCTCCGTTTCAACACTTACTTTATGCAGCAGATTTATTCTGAGCAGCCTATGCTTAACTCAAAAGGGATGTGGAACAGTCTCCAATACCGCCCCCTTGAAGGTTTTGTACTTGCTGTAACACCTTTTAATTTCACAGCTATTTCAGGCAACCTCCCTACAGCTCCCGCTATGATGGGAAATGTCTGTATATGGAAACCATCAACTGACGCTGTTTATGTACCTTATCTTCTTATGAAAATATTCAAAGAAGCAGGAATGCCGGACGGTATTATAAACCTTATCCCATGTAAGTCTTCTGACCTTTCAAACATCGCATTCTCAAGCAGAGATTTCGGAGGTATTCACTTTACTGGGAGTACAAAAGTCTTCAAAACTATCTGGGAAACAATCGGCAAAAACATTTGGGACTACAAGTCTTATCCACGCATTGTCGGAGAAACAGGCGGTAAGGACTATATCTTTGCACATAACACAGCAGACATCGAACAGCTTGTGGCTGCTTCCGTCAGAGGTTCCTTCGAATATCAGGGGCAGAAATGTTCCGCTGCTTCACGCGCATATATCCCTATGTCTATGAAAGATGAATACATGAAACGCATGAAAGAAGTTATAGGAACTATCAAAATGGGTTCCCCTTTCGACTTCACAAACTTCATGACAGCATGTGTGTCTAAGAAAGCTTTCAAAGATATAACAAGCTACATAGACTTCGCTAAAGATGCAAAAGATGCAGAAGTTGCAATAGGCGGCGGTTATGACGACTCTAAAGGCTGGTTCATTGAGCCTACTGTTATCACAACACAAAACCTTGAGTTCAAAACATTCAAAGAAGAGATCTTTGGGCCTGTCCTTACAGTAACTTTCTATGAAGACGCTAAATGCGATGAATACCTCGAGTACTGTAACTCAGGTAATGAATACGCACTCACCGGCGCAATATTCTCCAGTGAGAGAGAGTTTATCGCCAAAGCTCTTGAAGTGCTTGAAGATTCCGCAGGTAACTTCTATATCAACGACAAGCCTACAGGAGCAGTTGTTGGTCAGCAGCCTTTCGGCGGCGGCAGGGGTTCCGGTACAAACGACAAAGCAGGAAGTTACCTCAACCTTATTCGCTGGGTTAACACACGAACAATAAAAGAAAATTTCGTCCCACCAGTTTCCATTGAGTATCCTCACATGGAGGCTGAATAG
- a CDS encoding branched-chain amino acid ABC transporter substrate-binding protein: protein MKKLFTLSLAVLVSALFAATAFAADTIKVGVQAPTTGQYANEGQGIDNATRLMVEQYNAKGGLLGKKLEVFTCDDEGQAMKAAICAKELVNKGVIMVIGSYTSSAAEAAQKTYYRAGVLQTTDGTSDSLVKNGYWTFFRNSNPNSANAQFTAEYMVNVAKFKRIAIVSDYSSYAQGLADAVTKEIKAVNGNIVYEGKIKAGSQNFTPVLTKVKSLDPDVIYFSGYYADGGLLRAQQKQLGIDAAFIGGDANDNVDFRKLAGGAAEGAMIVNVPTPDMLPYDLAKNFLADYRAKFGKDIPSIWALLNADGLLAFLTAIEKTGTTDTKKLSEWLHSNELNGMSGKLKWDDKGERVGSAFMVYKITADGSYDVAYPKQ from the coding sequence ATGAAGAAACTTTTTACCTTGTCACTCGCGGTTCTGGTATCTGCACTCTTTGCAGCTACAGCATTTGCGGCTGACACAATCAAAGTCGGTGTTCAGGCTCCGACAACCGGACAGTATGCTAACGAAGGTCAAGGTATCGACAACGCTACCAGACTTATGGTTGAGCAGTATAATGCCAAAGGTGGACTCCTCGGCAAGAAACTCGAAGTTTTCACTTGTGATGACGAAGGTCAGGCAATGAAAGCTGCAATTTGTGCCAAAGAGCTCGTTAACAAAGGCGTTATTATGGTTATAGGCTCTTACACATCTTCTGCTGCTGAAGCTGCACAAAAAACATACTACCGTGCAGGCGTTCTTCAGACTACAGACGGTACAAGCGACTCTCTTGTTAAAAATGGTTACTGGACATTCTTCAGAAACTCTAACCCTAACTCTGCGAATGCTCAATTTACAGCAGAATATATGGTTAACGTTGCAAAATTTAAGCGAATTGCCATAGTTTCCGACTACTCCAGCTACGCTCAGGGTCTTGCTGACGCAGTAACAAAAGAGATCAAAGCTGTTAACGGTAATATCGTTTACGAAGGCAAAATCAAAGCCGGCAGCCAGAACTTTACACCTGTACTCACAAAAGTTAAATCACTTGATCCCGATGTAATCTACTTTTCCGGTTACTATGCTGATGGCGGGCTCCTCCGCGCTCAGCAGAAACAACTCGGCATCGATGCAGCTTTCATCGGTGGTGATGCTAACGATAACGTGGACTTCCGCAAACTGGCTGGCGGAGCTGCTGAAGGTGCAATGATCGTAAACGTTCCTACACCTGACATGCTTCCATACGACCTAGCCAAAAATTTCCTCGCTGACTACCGTGCTAAATTCGGTAAAGATATACCATCTATATGGGCTCTTCTTAACGCTGACGGTCTGCTTGCATTCCTTACAGCTATCGAGAAAACTGGCACAACAGACACCAAAAAGCTTTCTGAATGGCTCCACAGCAATGAGCTGAATGGTATGTCCGGCAAGCTTAAATGGGATGACAAAGGCGAGCGTGTAGGCTCTGCCTTCATGGTATACAAAATAACTGCTGACGGCAGCTATGATGTAGCCTACCCAAAACAGTAA
- a CDS encoding branched-chain amino acid ABC transporter permease yields the protein MDILLQQIVNGLTIGSIYALVALGYTMVYGVMKLINFAHGDLVALSAYIGLVFYTQMAAGGAMPQALTIVLVFLLTAIVVAIFGVLLERIAYRPLRNAPRLSAVVSALGASMMIQNGIMLVWGPNILIFPSDILPATSWNIYGVTITFVQAAMIIITIMLMLALTLFINFTKMGTAIRASAINQDAAKLMGINVNFIIIIIFVLGSMLGAVGGLFIGMYYRGISFNLGWTYGMSAFIAAILGGIGNIPGSMVGGYLLGLFTALIAGYVSSAWAEAFTYILLIMILIVRPTGILGERVAEKV from the coding sequence ATGGATATCTTACTGCAACAGATAGTTAACGGCTTAACCATCGGCAGTATCTATGCCCTTGTGGCTCTTGGATACACAATGGTTTACGGCGTTATGAAGCTCATCAACTTTGCTCATGGTGACCTTGTAGCTCTGTCTGCGTACATCGGACTTGTCTTTTATACGCAAATGGCTGCGGGGGGAGCAATGCCACAGGCACTCACCATTGTACTCGTTTTTCTGCTCACTGCGATAGTGGTGGCAATATTCGGGGTTCTTTTGGAAAGAATTGCTTACCGTCCGCTCAGGAATGCTCCGAGGCTCTCTGCTGTGGTATCAGCACTTGGTGCATCCATGATGATACAGAACGGTATCATGCTCGTATGGGGACCAAACATCCTCATCTTCCCTTCTGACATCCTTCCTGCAACAAGCTGGAATATTTATGGTGTCACAATTACCTTTGTTCAGGCAGCAATGATCATAATCACTATTATGCTTATGCTCGCTCTGACACTGTTCATAAACTTTACCAAAATGGGGACAGCCATCAGAGCCAGCGCCATCAATCAGGACGCTGCAAAGCTGATGGGGATAAATGTAAACTTTATTATCATCATCATCTTTGTACTCGGCTCTATGCTCGGAGCTGTGGGTGGTCTCTTCATCGGTATGTACTATAGAGGGATCAGCTTTAATCTGGGCTGGACATACGGTATGAGCGCATTTATCGCTGCTATTCTCGGCGGTATCGGTAACATCCCCGGCTCTATGGTCGGCGGTTATCTCCTCGGTCTTTTCACAGCGCTGATAGCCGGATATGTCTCTTCTGCATGGGCGGAAGCGTTCACCTATATACTACTGATAATGATATTGATAGTTCGTCCTACCGGTATTCTCGGCGAACGTGTTGCGGAGAAGGTGTAA